One window of the Saccopteryx bilineata isolate mSacBil1 chromosome 2, mSacBil1_pri_phased_curated, whole genome shotgun sequence genome contains the following:
- the NINJ2 gene encoding ninjurin-2: MESEGEISDLQPGNPSPLRSPPINLNHYATKKSVAESMLDVALFMSNAMRLKTVLEQGPSSQYYAALVTLISISLLLQVVIGVLLAVIARRNLNEVEKQWRLNQLNNAATILVFITVVINIFITAFGAHKTGFLAARISRNHL, translated from the exons CCTGGCAACCCTAGCCCCCTGAGGAGCCCGCCCATCAACCTGAACCATTATGCTACCAAGAAGAGCGTGGCAGAGAGCATGCTGGACGTGGCTCTCTTCATGTCCAATGCCATGCGGCTGAAAACAGTGCTGGAGCAGGGGCCATCCTCTCAATACTACGCCGCCCTCGTCACCCTCATCAGCATCTCTCTGCTCCTGCAGGTCGTCATTGGAGTCCTCCTCGCAGTCATTG CACGGCGGAACCTCAATGAGGTAGAAAAGCAGTGGCGACTCAACCAGCTCAACAATGCTGCCACCATTTTGGTCTTCATCACTGTTGTCATCAACATCTTCATTACAGCCTTTGGGGCACATAAGACGGGGTTCTTGGCTGCCAGGATCTCAAGGAATCATCTCTGA